A single region of the Gossypium arboreum isolate Shixiya-1 chromosome 12, ASM2569848v2, whole genome shotgun sequence genome encodes:
- the LOC108477791 gene encoding GDSL esterase/lipase At5g33370-like, whose amino-acid sequence MKVILQKYRENGPRFPMEKRFVFVVFSLVIGVVQSVNAEVPAIFVLGDSTSDVGTNNYLPQSTIKANFPHHGIDFPFAIPTGRFSNGFNTADFLAKLFGFKKSPPPFFSQNVKFSIKIRKFRGINFSSAGCGLLGSTGQTTPLQKNVITMEEQLFQFSTVHNDLLTFKGPLETEKFLSKSLFFISIGSNDIMNNYYSSNPIPKEYFIPKLGLVYEKHLRNLISLGARKFGIVSVPALGCCPSQRIYQANGECLEELNNQARAFFSTMELLLGNLRLEFKDIKYSLGNIVDMTLNVIDNALAFNFKFVKTACCGSGTLNAQGSCSPISDLCSNRNEYLFWDSFHPTQTASKLAAFTLYGGEPRFVSPINFSQLPDA is encoded by the exons ATGAAGGTTATATTACAAAAATATAGAGAAAACGGTCCTCGATTTCCCATGGAAAAAAGGTTTGTGTTTGTAGTATTCTCATTGGTCATAGGTGTTGTTCAATCAGTAAATGCAGAGGTGCCAGCCATCTTCGTGCTAGGAGACTCCACATCTGATGTTGGAACCAACAATTATTTGCCTCAAAGTACCATAAAAGCTAACTTCCCACACCATGGGATCGATTTCCCTTTTGCCATACCAACTGGCAGGTTCAGCAATGGCTTCAATACTGCTGATTTTCTTG CTAAACTATTTGGTTTCAAGAAAAGCCCACCACCATTTTTTTCTCAAAACGTAAAATTTTCGATTAAGATACGTAAGTTCAGAGGTATAAACTTCTCATCCGCAGGATGTGGCCTTCTTGGCTCGACCGGACAAACAACA CCTCTGCAAAAGAATGTTATCACAATGGAGGAACAGTTGTTCCAATTCTCTACAGTTCACAATGATCTCTTGACTTTCAAAGGTCCATTAGAAACCGAGAAGTTTCTCTCCAAGTCTCTGTTCTTCATCAGCATTGGTAGCAATGACATTATGAATAATTACTATTCAAGCAACCCGATACCAAAAGAATACTTCATACCCAAATTAGGACTCGTATATGAGAAACATTTGAGG AACCTAATTAGTCTCGGGGCAAGGAAGTTTGGCATAGTAAGTGTTCCAGCACTTGGGTGTTGCCCATCTCAAAGGATTTATCAAGCTAACGGTGAATGTTTGGAGGAGTTGAACAACCAAGCAAGGGCTTTCTTTTCAACAATGGAGCTCCTTTTGGGCAACCTCCGTTTAGAATTCAAGGACATAAAGTATTCTCTTGGAAATATAGTTGATATGACACTGAATGTCATCGATAACGCTCTAGCATTCA ATTTTAAATTTGTGAAAACAGCATGTTGTGGAAGCGGCACATTGAATGCACAAGGCTCTTGTTCTCCCATATCTGATCTTTGCTCAAATCGCAATGAATACTTGTTCTGGGATTCGTTCCACCCGACACAAACTGCTTCAAAGTTGGCAGCTTTTACACTCTACGGTGGTGAACCAAGATTCGTATCCCCTATCAATTTTTCCCAGCTGCCAGATGCTTAA
- the LOC108477420 gene encoding L-ascorbate oxidase homolog, with amino-acid sequence MMCKGWSFWQGYVVLFALAVVVKAESPYRFFDWNVTYGDIFPLGVRQQGILINGQFPGPDIYSVTNDNLIINVQNNLDEPFLLSWNGLQQRRNSYEDGVYGTTCPIPPGKNFTYILQVKDQIGSFFYFPSLAFHKAAGGFGGIRVLSRPRIPVPFTDPAGDFTLLIGDWFKNDHRQLKAMLDGGHKLPFPDGILINGHGPNGASFTVEQGKTYRFRISNVGLQNSLNFRIQGHKMKLVEVEGTHTVQTIYESLDVHVGQSYSVLVTMDQAAQDFYIVASTRFTDNILSTTATLHYSNSNKAVSGPIPAGPTDQIDWSLNQARSIRTNLTASGPRPNPQGSFHYGLINITRTIKLVSSAAQVNGKQRYAVNSVSFVPTDTPLKLADYFKIGGVFRVGSIPDNPTGQNMYLDTSVMGADYRAFVEIVFENHENIVQTWHIDGYAFWVVGMNGGVWTPDSREEYNLRDAVSRSTTQVYPKSWTAIYMALDNVGMWNVRSEFWARQYLGQQFYLRVYTPVNSLRDEYLIPKNALLCGRAQGRSTRPL; translated from the exons ATGATGTGTAAAGGATGGAGCTTTTGGCAAGGATATGTTGTCCTGTTTGCTCTTGCTGTTGTTGTTAAGGCTGAGAGTCCTTACAGGTTCTTCGACTGGAATGTTACTTACGGTGATATTTTCCCACTTGGGGTTCGCCAGCAG GGAATTCTCATTAATGGACAATTTCCAGGGCCTGATATCTATTCTGTTACCAATGACAATCTCATTATTAACGTCCAGAACAACCTGGATGAACCTTTTCTTCTATCATG GAATGGGTTGCAACAAAGGAGAAACTCGTACGAGGATGGAGTGTATGGAACTACATGCCCCATTCCACCAGGCAAGAATTTCACTTACATTTTACAAGTGAAAGATCAAATCGGTAGCTTTTTCTATTTCCCTTCTCTTGCTTTCCACAAAGCGGCTGGCGGCTTTGGAGGCATCAGGGTCCTCAGTAGGCCCAGAATCCCAGTCCCTTTCACTGACCCTGCTGGCGATTTCACCCTTCTTATTGGCGACTGGTTCAAAAATGACCACAGG CAATTGAAAGCTATGCTAGATGGTGGTCATAAGCTTCCCTTCCCTGATGGTATTCTAATCAATGGTCATGGGCCTAATGGTGCTTCTTTCACAGTTGAACAAG GCAAAACTTACAGGTTTAGGATATCAAATGTTGGGCTTCAAAATTCATTGAATTTCCGCATTCAGGGTCACAAAATGAAGCTGGTGGAAGTAGAGGGGACCCACACTGTTCAGACCATCTATGAATCACTTGATGTCCACGTGGGTCAGTCCTATTCTGTGCTTGTTACTATGGATCAAGCTGCCCAGGATTTCTACATCGTGGCCTCAACTCGTTTCACTGACAACATCCTTTCCACCACTGCCACCCTTCATTACAGTAACTCCAACAAGGCAGTGTCTGGCCCTATTCCTGCTGGACCAACCGACCAAATCGATTGGTCTCTTAACCAGGCTCGATCCATCAG GACCAACCTGACCGCAAGTGGACCAAGGCCGAATCCGCAGGGTTCATTCCACTATGGTCTCATTAACATTACTAGAACAATCAAGCTAGTGAGCTCAGCTGCTCAAGTCAATGGGAAGCAAAGATACGCTGTTAACAGTGTGTCTTTTGTTCCAACTGATACCCCTTTGAAGCTAGCCGATTACTTCAAGATTGGAGGTGTTTTTCGAGTTGGAAGCATCCCAGATAACCCAACCGGTCAAAACATGTACCTTGACACATCGGTTATGGGTGCTGATTATCGAGCTTTTGTGGAAATTGTGTTTGAGAACCATGAAAACATTGTCCAGACATGGCATATTGATGGATATGCCTTTTGGGTTGTTGG CATGAATGGAGGAGTGTGGACTCCAGACAGTCGTGAAGAATACAATTTAAGAGATGCGGTTTCACGATCCACCACACAG GTATATCCTAAATCATGGACTGCTATTTACATGGCTCTTGATAATGTTGGAATGTGGAATGTGAGAAGTGAGTTTTGGGCAAGGCAATATCTTGGGCAGCAATTTTACTTGAGAGTTTATACACCTGTGAACTCACTCAGGGATGAATATCTCATTCCAAAGAATGCTTTGCTTTGTGGCAGAGCCCAAGGAAGAAGCACAAGGCCTCTTTGA
- the LOC108477288 gene encoding PTI1-like tyrosine-protein kinase 2 yields MGGNAKINCRIMSYLSGKTVKNKTIIVGLKSDNCSREMLLQLLCLLVKPGDNVLAVHVQQMNDAFDPNTFHIHEDLCKSKQVDFLVKICTGNSYISVLSHQVREHYATILAIGCNISGPKDLAVSTCLKSLPPTCTLLVMDGAGRIVIRQQGTSQQGSAGVPFQPCLSSSQANSVVDQSTSSRQLQKSLTVPLSSASPSTCRIDSEGHYILKKKVPEHQFKKSFTMPSSSASSSSTWQTSGGGQQNLKKNVNVTRRFCRVASQEAVWSCRRFRLEELSVATDNFSPTMVIGKGGNAMVYQANLEDGHAAAVKVLKTTRWSAKDLLREVETLSSINHENIVEIIGYCDSKELHAIVYNLLNGSLKQCLKQLKWAERMTIAIGVAKALDYLHHSCDPPIIHRNVNPSNILLSDNWQPQLSGFGAAVVHNQSYQVSANTKPIDIVRTFGYLAPEYMVCGKIDEKIDVYSYGVVLLELITGKDAIQSNQRNHESLVLWARSLLRFGLCEHLVDPFLNQNYKKEEMEVMMFIARLCLMHSSSQRPTMKMILRLFEDSEYWLEMQREKDQLLNGLGSIGETDMLRRYGLSSVGTMALDDT; encoded by the exons ATGGGTGGAAATGCAAAGATCAATTGCAGAATTATGTCTTATCTGAGTGGCAAGACAGTGAAGAACAAAACCATAATAGTTGGTCTAAAATCTGATAACTGCAGCCGAGAAATGCTGCTCCAGTTACTCTGCCTGCTTGTCAAGCCGGGTGACAATGTTTTAGCCGTACATGTCCAACAAATGAATGATGCTTTCGATCCCAACACTTTCCACATCCATGAAGATCTCTGTAAATCCAAACAG GTTGATTTTCTTGTTAAAATCTGTACTGGAAACTCCTACATCTCGGTGTTATCTCATCAAGTTCGAGAACATTATGCTACAATCCTTGCAATTGGATGCAACATTTCAGG GCCAAAGGATTTGGCTGTAAGCACTTGTCTTAAAAGTTTGCCTCCCACATGCACCCTTTTGGTGATGGACGGTGCTGGGAGAATTGTAATCCGACAGCAGGGAACTTCCCAGCAAGGTTCTGCAGGTGTACCTTTTCAACCTTGTTTATCATCTTCCCAGGCAAACTCTGTGGTTGATCAATCGACAAGCTCCCGTCAGTTACAAAAGTCGTTGACGGTACCATTGTCTTCAGCATCACCGTCAACGTGTCGAATTGATAGCGAAGGACATTACATTCTCAAGAAGAAAGTTCCTGAACATCAGTTTAAAAAGTCATTCACTATGCCATCTTCTTCTGCATCATCGTCATCCACATGGCAAACCAGTGGTGGAGGCCAGCAGAATCTGAAGAAAAATGTGAATGTGACGAGGAGGTTTTGCAGAGTGGCATCCCAAGAAGCAGTGTGGTCCTGCAGACGGTTTAGACTGGAAGAGCTCAGTGTTGCCACGGATAATTTCAGCCCCACCATGGTGATTGGGAAGGGAGGAAATGCTATGGTGTATCAAGCTAATCTCGAGGATGGTCATGCTGCAGCTGTGAAAGTACTCAAAACCACACGTTGGTCTGCAAAGGATCTTCTTCGAGAAGTAGAGACATTATCCAGCATAAATCATGAGAACATAGTTGAGATAATTGGGTACTGTGATAGCAAAGAATTGCATGCAATTGTTTATAATCTTCTaaatggaagcttgaaacaaTGTTTAAAACAACTCAAGTGGGCTGAGAGGATGACTATTGCAATTGGTGTAGCCAAGGCCCTGGACTACCTTCACCATTCTTGTGACCCTCCCATCATTCATAGAAATGTGAATCCATCTAACATTCTTCTCTCTGATAATTGGCAACCGCAA CTCTCGGGTTTTGGAGCAGCTGTAGTGCATAATCAATCTTATCAAGTCTCGGCAAACACAAAGCCAATTGACATTGTTAGGACATTTGGATACTTGGCACCAGAATACATGGTGTGTGGAAAGATTGATGAAAAGATAGATGTTTATTCCTATGGGGTTGTGCTACTGGAACTTATTACAGGGAAAGACGCTATTCAAAGCAACCAGAGAAACCATGAAAGCTTGGTGCTTTGG GCAAGATCTTTACTACGGTTTGGCCTATGTGAGCATCTAGTTGATCCTTTCTTGAACCAAAATTACAAGAAGGAAGAGATGGAAGTAATGATGTTTATAGCACGCCTTTGCCTCATGCATTCATCTTCCCAAAGGCCAACAATGAAGATG ATACTAAGGTTATTTGAGGACTCAGAGTACTGGCTAGAGATGCAAAGGGAGAAAGATCAACTCCTAAATGGACTTGGTTCCATAGGTGAAACAGATATGTTGAGACGATACGGGTTATCAAGTGTTGGAACCATGGCATTGGACGATACCTAG